The genomic window ACTGCATTCAGAACCAgagttatgatgaataatgtaacttaaactaacttacctccataggctgctgtacattgattttacgcataataatattttacggaaaattgtaatgtatgggttaatttgACATGAGTTTTGATATGAACATTGGCTAATAACTCCCATCAAATCCGAATCGCAAAAATTCGAAGCGTACTATTGTAGAGTATCGCTTACCCAatgcctataccaaattttgatggtctgtggagcataattttgaagttatttagcGAGAAAGGAGTCGGTGTGGCTTGTCAAGGCGCGGTCCGTATAACAGTAATCACGTGATGGCAGCTGGTGCCGTTCGCCGgtgaattaaccagagttgtgacaagctaatagttttaaagcGTGAATAacgttagttgtatcaacaaaagtAGCTGGGCGGTCTGACAGAGCTTGTTCTGTTAATCCACTGAGCCGCTTCGCTGTGGTCCATGGATTCCCGCATTTGTTCGCGCatgaccacaaacatgctgttcCATTAACTTTGTGCGTCTACCCTTACTcggttattgttattatctactttaccagttaggcactggagggtgtacacagaaggcagagcctgttcgaggtgtttacccatagcctaggagcctaagcgaaaatctttgagctaaatatcctgaagtgaaacgggacaaatacctagattcctagaagggctgaaaaaaaggcaaccccatcgtgacttgatccgcaggccacccagattccggTTCAGTACCAGGCAGTGACAACTTGTAGTTGGCTTCATGCTATCATTAGTTGAATTCCATATTCAGGTATTTAACCGCAACTCTTTTTGTGTATGCATTCATTCCATGAGTGAGTTTCTGAATAAGCAGATGTGAAAGAAGTCACTTTTCTAAACAATGAAGTGGATTGATATCTTTATTACTGTTTTTGTGGTGATGTGTAGCACTCAGTGGAATACAGTGATTAGTATAGGCCCCCCTCCTGCTACAGGAGATGATCCTCACTTCTTCATACCACTACCTAATGGAGACAACCTGTGTTATAGTGTACAGGGACAACCTGACTTTATGTTCAGTTTGATCAAAGACAAGTATGTACAGTTGAATGCTCAATTTGTGTTGCCTGCCAGTGATGAGAGTAACACCATCGCTAATGTTTCTACCTTCCTGGGTAATCTTGGACTACTACTGAGGTGTCCTGTTACTGGAAAGTCTGCAGCTGTAAAAGTATCTGCACAAGACCACAGTGTCCAGATTGGTGATATAACTGTAATTGTTGAAGACAAGCCAGTAAAAATATTGATTGCTAGAGATTTCAATATAACTACAACCCATTCTGCTGAGGTGCAAGAAAAGTTGAAGGATGAAACTGCTTGGGTTTATCTCAAAGCAGAGTTTGGCTTTGGAATGAAAATAAGGTTCTACAAGAAACACTTGGATATGATGATAACCAGCAGTGATGGATTAACTAGTGAAGCTGATGGATTGATGGGTAAGAGTTGCTTTTGGCTACtatgtttgtacatgtacatttctTGTAGGTCAGTTCATGGGAAAAGATGTTGAAATTGATACAGACTACAACATGATGAAGATCAGTTATCACACACCAATACCAGTAGTGAAAGGTCCAGCCTGGCACTTCCTAGGAACTGATGAGCAATGTTGGTACAGCCATTCTTCAGACAACCAAGGAGGTGGAGTAATACAAGGTTCCTATCTGGATTATGTTGTGAAGGAACTCCTTCCATCTCCATGATCTATTCAGTTCAATTTCAAAAAGCTACTCATATCACTAgtttatgcacacacacagagacagtGTTGCAATATATTGTTGAATACCAAGATGGACACTGGGAACCAAAAATCATATTGGGAAAACAAAAATAGGCTTCAAGATTGTGATGGACCACTGTGGTCTGGatacaaaacaataacataTAGAGTATTTTCTCAAATCATCACACATTTTTATCACATGGAGTGTTGACAACATTGAATAAGGAGGCCATGCATAACCATGATAACATTAACTGTTTAGAACTTGATACTGAATAGAAGCCTTGTTGTACTTAGCTAGTTGAAAGTGGTTATAGGATGGCATGTGATCAAGTTACCACTAAGTGTAGAATTTATTTCCATTTCACACAGTTCTAGGTAGCTATActtcctgtattcacaggctttagaaTTTTCACAGATTCCTAGTGAGAcagtactacatacatacagatataTATTTGATCAAatcctatagtatgttcacgttgagctgaatcctcaaaaacatctaataactcatggatgcaattacacatgatcttgaaatttggctcatttgtagtactgcttgatccgctaaaaatattttgaaatctttttgttcaaatgtttgacataatatttacggccaattaaaattttcacaatacatttcctatggggaagccatataagtacagtgtccattacagccctttcccgaacttgtaatggagccaaaccgtacgtgtctgttgttgacacctttgctgttaccaataatcatctggttagctgaaatgttaactctgttgagaaaaaatccacttttaatttttagctgtttttcaggattcagctcaacgtgaacatactatacacGTTTATAATCTGTATTTTCAGTACACATGCATGGCACTACTGTTTCAATACTAGCTCTACATTCCTAGACAATCTGAAATGATGTTTTGAATTACTTTACACTTCTACCAAGATGAATACTTTGTTTATTTGATGCTGGGATGACAGCACTGCATGCTGATGTTGCCCAGGGGACTAGATTTGTCCCAgtgaaattacaaaaaaaaaagtctatAATTACAAGTAGTCATAGGTATACAGACTAATTGTAATAATGGGTAAGACATTCTATTCTCTGAGCCAGGAAAAAACTGTTCGTAGTCCTAAtctcattaacactttcctATGCCGTAAGAATCTTTGTAGGACAGTAAAGCTATAAAGATGATTTTGGAATAGTGTTAGCTACCTGTGACAATAAGAGACCATCATTATGTCTTTCCCATCAAAATCTGGATCAACTATCAGATGGCCACACCAAATTTTAGTTATTTGATTAGAAATCACATGAATAGAGGGAGACACTGAATGGCTGCATGAGTATTAAGGTAAAGCAATACACATAAAATAACAGAAGAGTACTAAGGCTCCCATCTTGTTTTACAACATAGTCCCCTTAACTTGCATCTTTCAAGATCGACATTTGCCTGATCAGTCACAGACAGTCAAGTACATATAATATTAGGTAAGTCTATACTGCCAGCATCTGGTTTTGCTGCACCTGACCTatagggatgagaaacaagcaaTACAGTAATGATGGTCTAAGACTTAAGCAGCAATGAAGTAGTGCATAGTTGACATTACAAAGCAAGACATAAGCATCACAAACTACCTCACcacatttttaaaattgatgtgctatggttacAGGTACAAcctaaaagtgctaaattttgatTGCTCCAGTGAACAAATAACACCACTAGCtaagtgctaccatagcacttctGTTAAACTTTTGTGCTATGGTTGCACCTTACAGTGTGACTGTATTTGACAGGCTTTTACACACATCACATTCTTTGAATTTAACTACTTGTAACTTGACcactcagtatgctattgacctacagTTTTCACACCATTCGATCATTGCATTatgcaataacaggtcaaaatgtGAAAGTGATAGCCTACTCCAACATCAAATTATGGTTCTTTAAAGTCAAAaatttggatgtgtgtagaagcctGGTTTTGGTCACAAAtactatggtagcacctaaaagtgctaCATGTTGATTGCTCCAGTCAAAACATAGCACCTCtaagtgctaccatagcacttcagCATAATATGTGTATAGTAAGTCACTAGTGTGAGGCTTCATTGATTTGTTCTAATAGACCTTTATTCATTAGGCTAGAAAGAAATAGTGCAACACTCTTGACTTTATGGCTAGGCTATAAAAACATGAAACAATGGCAGCTATAGACAACACACTGCAATGTTCAGTCTTGTAATTTAGTGCAGCTATATCTActtatcattaattttgttctcATTATAGCCAGCTAGCTTCTTTTTTAGAAGGTAGTTATATACTTGTAATTGTCATCTCACTGGGGACCTACATACAGGGACTTTGTAAGCCCAATGCTGACTTGATCCTAATATCATGTAGTTGTTGTGTCATTTGCTAATGCTGTTTCTAAATGCACAGTTCTATAATTTGTGTAACTAAATATAATATTCTGTGGAGGTTAAATTGTAAGTATGGACATGGTGAAACTTCTTTGTGTGTAGACAACACCAGAATATTTGCTATTAAAAaaccacatgtgtgtgtgtatacatgctGGTACACACATGGCACTTTGCATTAATTTTAAGAACTTAGAGAACCACGATACTGTGGCGTGCATGAAGTCTCCTTACCACTAAAGGTTAACAATTTGTATTAATAATCTAACAACCAAGTGTCTATTTCGAATGTGGTTTTGGCAAATTTTTATAAAGTACACCCTATTGGTGTACTACAACACCCCTAAAATGCACAACGCACCCTATCGGTGTGTTAATACCCCTATAGGTGTGGGTGTAGTAGAACACACCTACATGCACTGTGCAAAAAGTTTGATATACTCAGAGGTGCACACTAGTAGGCATAACTCAATTATACATTCAGTTTGCACAGGTATGTATGGATATGATATACTATAATTGTATATCCTGTGTATTACAAATTGACTGCTATACACTGGTGTGTATAcatcatgtgtacatatgtaatagatATACACAATGTAGTATAGCTTACCACAGCTTGTTGGCATGGTTACGTGGGCACAGTACATACAGCTAACTTATTATTAAATTCCTATGTATTTTGTGCTATTTTTTAAGAATTTATGTATAAAAATGTAATTCAATAAACtgtaacacacacaacaacagctcCATTGTCATCCCAAGTGGCATTAATTTAAGCTTGCCTTTATGTAGAATTACATTTGTATAGAAAAAAAACATTAAGATGTTCCCTGTCACGGTGGCTTTTCTTCATCTACACCAGGCCTGACCCAGTAGGTGGTTGCTGTACATCAATTCAAGCCATACATGTAGTACTATTTTCACCAGGCTGCATCTGCCAAGACATAGTTATTTTAAAGAGCACATAAGCTACAATTACCAGTATAAAATTTATGGTACAACTTTATAACTGACTGAAAGAAACTGCAAAAGAACAGTTGTAAAGTTGTAAATGCTCAGAACAGTTGTAAATGCTCAGAACAGTTGTAAAGTTGTAAATGCTCAGACATACAGTACTTACCAGTTGTATGTCATACAGCTTCAGTTCTCTTCGCTGACTGAATCTGCAAAGGATATCAGTTGTTAGTGAACAAATGCTACTGAAAACTTACCAGCTGTCCATCATACAACATGGGTACTCTTTGCTGACCGAATCTGCCAAGGATATCGGTTGTTAGTGCACAAACGTCATTGTACAACTTGAGTACTCCCTACTGAGTGAATCTGGCACACTTTACTGGTTGAATCTACCATACCAAGAATATCAGTAGTAAGTGCACACAGGCTATAAGTTATGAGGGACAAAACTTtgcaaaactgtgtaaaacatGACTTTAAATTCACAAAAATCTAGAGAGCATCATTCGAGAATACATTACTTCACTAAGGTAATCACTATAATAACCTCAATGATTTCATCAATATAATATATAGAAAACTGTCAATATTCACAAATTTGCAAGAAtttcatccctcaaaaatttctagCATTTGTTGTCATTTCATCAATGCTtttttaattatacagtatttagGCATACTTAGCAGTTGTTGGTGGAACATGACTGTTGGCGTACATAACATCTATGCTTTTGGTTAATGTCGTACACCACATTTATACCGCTGCAGTACCGGGAACATTGGCTTGATCGTCATATCATACACAAAGTAATAGGAGGATCTGTActtgaaaattattattaaGTCCTATATAAGGTAGGTAGTCAATTTAACTTTTAGGAACAGTATGTAAGCCACAGTGATAGCTagcaacatgcatacatacatttggCCAAGACTGTGATATTAATATAGTCACCTGTAGTAACACTAGTCACCTGGCTACTTGTTCTTCcttaataaattttgttacaaaGGCCAGCTACCCAAACGTTTGATAGCACACACTGAAAGAACAAGTAGGCCTTACATAATATACATTTAGTACGGACTATTCAGGCGTAGAGAAACATGTGTAAAACTACTGGAAGCGAACACTtgctcacctctttgatatgatTGGTTATAATACCTATCTCTAATGAAAACTTTAATGAGCTGGACACATGCAAGTGCTATTGTTTTCCATGAGTAATGGTGCACCGCAGtgctgattcactgggtaggcgcgaCCATATGTCTGCACATCCCAGACCAAActcgtttctatggaattttctatttagcCAAATTTCCTGCTGACACCTTCATAACTCTATAATGTTTAGCACTATGGGTATGATTTCAGTTAAGTCATACAAGAGACCAAAAAGTAAGCTCCATACTTTCGTATAGTGTGGTGGAGACTTTagtctataataaaaatgattcattgtagattggtcacttactacgcacagtgtagaattattcacagattctttaactatatgtatgtgattgcacccaacattctttgtttgtgtacagtcaTGAACATCCATTCTAATGCCAGTTTACAGCAATGATTACCATTTTACCAGACCACCACTGGAACGTGAAGCATGACAAAGTGGAACTTGACAATCTATGAggtacatacaggctgctgttGCTTCCTCCAAGAAAATTTCGTAAATCCTCTGAGGATGAATTATAgagaaatttcagtaatttatcataattgtctcaaatgctgattcactgggtaggcgcgaccacatgtctgcacatcccagaccaaactcgtttctatggaattttctatttagcCAAATTTTCTGCTAAGTGACTAACCGACTGACGCCTTCATAACTCTATAATGTTTAGCACTATGGGTATGATTTCAGTTAAGTCATACAAGAGACCAAAAAGTAAGCTGCATACTTTCGTATAGTGTGATGGAGACTTTagtctataataaaaatgattcattgtagattggtcacttactacgcacagtgtagaattattcacagattctttaactatatgtatgtgattgcacccaacattctttgtttgtgtacagtcatgaacatccattgtaatgccagtttacagcaatgattaccattttaccagaccaccactggaacgtgaagcatgacaaagtggaacttgacaatctatgaggtacatacaggctgctgttgcttcctccaagaaaatttcgtagatcctctgaggatgaattatagagaaatttcagtaatttatcatAATTGCCTCAAAtgctgattcactgggtaggcgcgaccacatgtctgcacatcccag from Dysidea avara chromosome 2, odDysAvar1.4, whole genome shotgun sequence includes these protein-coding regions:
- the LOC136245373 gene encoding inter-alpha-trypsin inhibitor heavy chain H2-like gives rise to the protein MKWIDIFITVFVVMCSTQWNTVISIGPPPATGDDPHFFIPLPNGDNLCYSVQGQPDFMFSLIKDKYVQLNAQFVLPASDESNTIANVSTFLGNLGLLLRCPVTGKSAAVKVSAQDHSVQIGDITVIVEDKPVKILIARDFNITTTHSAEVQEKLKDETAWVYLKAEFGFGMKIRFYKKHLDMMITSSDGLTSEADGLMGQFMGKDVEIDTDYNMMKISYHTPIPVVKGPAWHFLGTDEQCWYSHSSDNQGGGVIQGSYLDYVVKELLPSP